From a single Phormidium ambiguum IAM M-71 genomic region:
- a CDS encoding type 1 glutamine amidotransferase, with product MNNQQMELKIGWLYPTLMSTYGDRGNVICIQQRAQWHGFNVQVIPLDLQASVTEIHQVDLLVGGGAQDRQQEIVMRDLQGAKATALREKIEAGTPGVFTCGAPQLLGHYYEPALGQRIEGLGLFDFVSKHPGIEAKRCIGNVVFEITASKLAEELTAMLGKPPVIIGFENHGGRTYLGKVEALGKVISGYGNNGEDGMEGAFYHNAIATYSHGPVLPKNPFLADWLIKTALQQKYQANVELKSLDDTLAMQAREAMFKKLGVNQLAA from the coding sequence ATGAACAATCAACAGATGGAATTAAAAATTGGCTGGCTTTATCCCACATTGATGAGCACTTATGGCGATCGCGGAAACGTCATTTGTATTCAACAACGCGCCCAATGGCATGGATTCAATGTACAAGTAATTCCCCTAGATTTGCAAGCCTCAGTAACAGAAATTCATCAAGTTGATTTGTTAGTTGGTGGTGGCGCACAAGACAGACAACAAGAAATAGTCATGCGCGATTTACAAGGTGCCAAAGCAACCGCATTGCGCGAAAAAATTGAAGCTGGAACGCCCGGAGTTTTTACCTGCGGCGCACCCCAATTATTAGGTCATTATTACGAACCTGCATTAGGTCAAAGAATTGAAGGTTTAGGGTTATTTGATTTTGTAAGTAAGCATCCGGGAATCGAAGCCAAACGCTGTATTGGAAATGTTGTTTTTGAAATTACCGCATCGAAGTTAGCGGAAGAATTAACCGCAATGTTAGGAAAACCTCCCGTAATTATTGGGTTTGAAAATCATGGCGGTAGGACTTATTTAGGCAAAGTAGAAGCATTAGGAAAAGTCATTAGCGGTTACGGAAATAATGGCGAAGATGGCATGGAAGGTGCATTTTATCATAATGCGATCGCCACTTATTCTCACGGCCCCGTTTTACCCAAAAATCCCTTTTTAGCTGATTGGTTAATTAAAACAGCTTTACAACAAAAATATCAGGCAAATGTTGAATTGAAATCCCTAGATGATACGTTAGCAATGCAAGCGCGAGAAGCAATGTTTAAAAAGCTAGGAGTTAATCAATTAGCCGCTTAA
- a CDS encoding retropepsin-like aspartic protease, whose product MNKSKLSLISSVFICVHLCFICGLKENISVSAKIPVLNNINLNQQRTIALSRLKAIVRLQNMELPPPKVAGEATLPMRLLEGGQVWTIDLELMGKSGRYLVDTGAATSMISTQLSRELNLKGTAIPGERVQFAVAGNDCLNMDATLHRLPTINAQTAQINDLMVLELSKAVIPNELTGVLGMDFFSQFDLIVNPQKAELKLLSPSQLPSAEKNQAIPLQGKLGVMLAEVEINGKGPFTFLIDTGAESIFISQEVAAKLAVDSSKMQDISVQGFCGLEPAKTLMLDQVKMQNYQLNNLEAVVLNTSVLKVLAVDGILGQNFLNQFMQHWRFEQPTNGKFPARGSLVLTPLNTQ is encoded by the coding sequence ATGAATAAATCAAAATTATCCTTAATTTCATCTGTGTTCATCTGTGTTCATCTGTGTTTCATCTGTGGTTTAAAAGAAAATATTTCCGTCTCCGCCAAAATTCCAGTACTGAATAATATTAATTTGAATCAGCAAAGAACGATCGCACTTTCTCGACTAAAAGCGATCGTTCGTCTGCAAAATATGGAATTACCCCCGCCAAAAGTTGCCGGAGAAGCAACATTGCCAATGCGATTATTGGAAGGCGGACAAGTTTGGACAATTGACTTAGAATTAATGGGTAAATCTGGCAGGTATTTGGTAGATACTGGTGCAGCAACTTCCATGATTTCTACTCAATTAAGCAGGGAATTAAACTTAAAAGGAACTGCCATTCCCGGCGAAAGAGTACAATTTGCCGTTGCGGGAAATGACTGTTTAAATATGGATGCTACTTTGCATCGTTTACCAACCATAAATGCTCAAACTGCCCAAATCAATGATTTAATGGTTTTAGAATTGTCAAAAGCCGTAATTCCTAACGAATTAACTGGTGTTTTGGGAATGGATTTTTTTAGCCAATTCGATTTGATCGTTAATCCTCAAAAAGCAGAATTAAAACTTTTGTCACCTTCTCAGTTACCCAGCGCCGAAAAAAATCAAGCTATTCCTCTCCAAGGTAAGCTGGGAGTAATGTTAGCAGAAGTAGAAATTAATGGGAAAGGCCCTTTTACATTTTTAATTGATACAGGCGCAGAAAGTATTTTTATTTCCCAGGAAGTTGCGGCGAAATTAGCAGTTGATTCCAGTAAAATGCAAGATATCAGCGTCCAGGGTTTTTGCGGTTTAGAACCTGCAAAAACTCTTATGCTTGACCAAGTTAAAATGCAAAATTACCAATTAAACAATTTAGAAGCAGTAGTTTTAAATACTTCCGTGCTGAAAGTGCTTGCAGTTGACGGAATTTTAGGGCAGAATTTCTTAAACCAGTTTATGCAACACTGGCGATTTGAACAACCAACAAACGGCAAATTTCCCGCAAGAGGTAGTTTAGTTTTAACCCCATTAAATACACAATGA
- a CDS encoding bifunctional diguanylate cyclase/phosphodiesterase — protein MEDQESRIAGLLQKIDELQEQIRLLREQYSIAHETLQAIRTGEIDAVVMSSDRGEQVFTLQGVDYVYQRFIEQMGEGAVTLSGEGFILYSNQKFAKLLGYPLQKVIGSEFKNFVCYQDLVKFEDLFHNSQKQIGKREEFWLIRRDGNKFPVQLSLTQLNIGNTFIYCVIITDLTEYKRKEEAVRESEERFRKSFLDSPFPMIMYLEDGEVLAINQAWTELSGYSINEIPTITNWLESALAENPEVMFSFTQRLYQVDRKVDLGEINIRTRWGENRVWNFHSLLLSRINGERKTFILMAIDVTARNRAEDLLRHNALYDSLTGLPNRVLLMDRIEQALKHLKRNKKYLFAVLFLDIDRFKLINDTLGHEMGDKVLIACAQKFSQCIRSGDTVARLGGDEFIILLQDLNSKEEGIQIAERIITSFNLPISIEGKEFFITASIGISFSSKKINMATELLSNADLAMYDAKHIGKACYRIFNPTLPQQGTRELEVEKLELEAMLSAALKYQQFILCYQPIFSLVTSNLVGFEALVRWKHPHNGLIPPNKFIPIAEETGLIIPLSEWILREACRQMKAWQEHFENAAALRMSINVSGRQIKQSNCVEKIDEILAATGLSANNLKLEITESLLMENRESFGYFLTQMKRRGIQLSIDDFGTGYSSLSYLHRLPFDTIKIDGYFIANIAAEENSINIVQAILTLAHQLNIDVIAEGIETEHQFRILQELGCEFGQGYFFARPLDVQAAKSLLI, from the coding sequence ATGGAAGACCAAGAAAGTAGAATTGCTGGATTACTCCAAAAAATAGATGAATTGCAAGAGCAAATCAGACTGCTTCGTGAGCAATATAGTATTGCTCACGAAACATTACAAGCTATTCGTACTGGTGAAATTGATGCTGTCGTAATGAGTAGCGATCGAGGAGAGCAAGTTTTTACACTTCAGGGGGTAGATTATGTTTACCAGCGTTTTATTGAGCAAATGGGAGAGGGAGCAGTTACACTTTCTGGGGAAGGATTTATTTTGTACTCTAATCAGAAGTTTGCCAAACTTTTAGGTTATCCTTTACAAAAAGTGATAGGTTCTGAGTTTAAAAATTTTGTTTGTTACCAAGATTTAGTTAAGTTTGAAGACCTGTTCCACAACTCGCAAAAGCAGATAGGAAAGAGAGAAGAATTCTGGTTAATTCGTCGTGATGGGAATAAATTTCCAGTTCAACTATCTTTGACTCAATTAAATATTGGTAATACTTTTATCTATTGCGTTATTATTACCGATCTGACCGAGTATAAACGCAAAGAAGAAGCTGTGCGGGAAAGTGAGGAGCGGTTTCGCAAATCATTTCTTGACTCTCCATTTCCGATGATTATGTATCTTGAAGACGGAGAGGTTTTAGCAATTAATCAAGCCTGGACAGAATTATCTGGTTATAGTATTAATGAGATTCCCACAATTACGAATTGGTTAGAATCTGCTTTGGCAGAAAATCCAGAAGTTATGTTTTCCTTTACGCAGCGGCTTTATCAAGTCGATCGCAAAGTCGATCTAGGAGAAATTAATATTAGAACTCGCTGGGGAGAAAATCGAGTTTGGAACTTTCATAGTCTGCTTTTAAGTAGAATTAATGGTGAAAGAAAAACTTTTATTTTGATGGCGATCGATGTTACTGCTCGCAACCGCGCTGAGGACTTATTACGGCATAACGCTTTATACGATTCATTAACAGGTTTACCAAATCGTGTATTGTTAATGGATCGAATTGAACAAGCTCTCAAACATTTAAAACGAAACAAAAAGTATTTATTTGCGGTGCTATTTTTAGATATCGATCGCTTTAAATTAATTAATGACACGCTGGGACATGAAATGGGCGATAAAGTATTAATCGCCTGTGCCCAAAAGTTTAGTCAGTGTATTCGTTCTGGTGATACGGTTGCTCGTTTGGGTGGTGATGAATTTATTATATTGCTTCAAGATCTTAACAGCAAAGAAGAGGGAATTCAGATTGCAGAACGTATTATCACTAGCTTTAATTTACCAATTTCGATCGAGGGAAAAGAATTTTTTATCACTGCTAGTATTGGGATTTCTTTCTCTTCCAAAAAGATCAATATGGCCACAGAGCTTTTGAGTAATGCAGACCTAGCGATGTATGATGCGAAGCACATTGGTAAAGCTTGTTATCGGATTTTTAACCCAACTTTGCCTCAACAAGGCACTCGGGAATTAGAGGTGGAAAAGTTAGAGTTAGAAGCGATGCTGAGCGCCGCTTTGAAGTATCAACAATTCATCCTTTGCTATCAACCAATTTTTTCATTGGTCACATCAAATTTGGTAGGATTTGAGGCTTTAGTACGCTGGAAACATCCGCACAATGGATTAATTCCACCGAATAAATTTATACCCATTGCTGAAGAAACTGGGTTAATAATACCTTTGAGTGAATGGATTTTAAGAGAAGCTTGTCGTCAAATGAAAGCATGGCAAGAACATTTTGAGAATGCGGCTGCGTTGCGGATGAGTATTAATGTTTCGGGAAGACAGATCAAGCAATCAAATTGTGTAGAAAAAATTGACGAAATTCTCGCTGCTACAGGATTGTCTGCGAACAATCTAAAGTTGGAAATTACCGAAAGTTTACTTATGGAAAATAGAGAGTCTTTTGGTTATTTCCTCACGCAAATGAAACGACGGGGGATTCAGTTAAGTATTGATGATTTTGGTACTGGTTATTCTTCTCTAAGTTATCTGCATCGATTGCCTTTTGATACGATAAAAATTGATGGTTATTTTATCGCTAACATCGCTGCCGAAGAAAATTCTATAAACATTGTTCAAGCTATTCTTACATTGGCTCATCAATTAAATATAGATGTGATTGCTGAAGGGATCGAAACTGAACATCAATTCCGAATATTGCAAGAATTAGGTTGTGAGTTTGGTCAAGGTTATTTTTTCGCTCGACCTTTGGATGTGCAAGCTGCTAAGAGTTTGTTGATCTAG
- a CDS encoding circadian clock KaiB family protein: protein MVNEEEFNQDITAEFEKALSQQDERYYVLRLYIAGTTPQSIQALQNLHKICEEYLKGRYELEVIDVYQNPELAAPGNVFAIPTLIKQLPPPLQRLIGNLSNTEKLLIGLDIQPRQNNV from the coding sequence ATGGTAAACGAAGAAGAATTTAATCAAGATATAACCGCAGAGTTTGAAAAAGCGCTCTCCCAGCAAGATGAGAGATACTATGTTTTACGTCTTTACATTGCGGGAACTACGCCCCAATCAATCCAGGCATTACAAAACCTCCATAAAATTTGTGAGGAATATCTCAAAGGACGTTATGAATTAGAAGTAATAGATGTTTATCAAAACCCGGAATTAGCTGCGCCAGGAAATGTTTTTGCTATTCCCACTTTAATTAAACAGCTACCTCCTCCTTTACAAAGATTGATTGGGAATTTATCTAATACTGAGAAACTTTTAATAGGTTTAGATATTCAACCCAGACAGAATAATGTCTGA
- a CDS encoding SH3 domain-containing protein yields MKTALLVNLLLGTVVGWQNPNLFLVAQSVPPTSQKQVTSTQKACQIYAYVIDKDPQGLNVRAKPSTSGEILGKLPTNTNGVLVDIIASQGNWVAINKAEDAEGKVVFQGKGWVYTSKLGTSTRGYDKKKVSVYSRPDSGRKEVGTIPSTTEVTLLGCQGKWAFVGYKKLQGWLAVDDQCGTPLTTCP; encoded by the coding sequence ATGAAAACTGCATTGTTAGTTAACTTATTATTAGGTACTGTCGTTGGTTGGCAAAACCCTAACTTATTTTTAGTTGCTCAATCTGTACCGCCAACCTCACAAAAACAGGTAACATCAACTCAAAAAGCTTGTCAAATTTACGCTTATGTAATTGACAAAGATCCCCAAGGTTTGAATGTTCGCGCTAAACCAAGTACTAGCGGAGAAATTTTGGGTAAATTGCCCACAAATACCAATGGAGTCTTAGTTGATATTATCGCTTCTCAAGGGAATTGGGTAGCAATTAATAAAGCTGAAGATGCCGAAGGTAAAGTAGTTTTTCAAGGCAAAGGTTGGGTTTATACTTCCAAATTAGGCACTAGTACTCGCGGTTACGATAAAAAGAAAGTTTCAGTTTATTCTAGACCAGACAGTGGTAGAAAAGAAGTAGGAACAATCCCTTCGACTACAGAAGTAACGCTGTTAGGATGTCAAGGAAAATGGGCGTTTGTTGGTTATAAAAAACTCCAAGGTTGGTTAGCAGTTGACGATCAATGTGGTACACCTTTAACCACTTGTCCTTAA
- a CDS encoding Mur ligase family protein yields MTFVVRKDGVVKTKLVDRLRLGVAVSAANTITYIIRSLKLGAASVLPGEIASRIQPNILSLLSRQVKYGVIIIAGTNGKTTTSRLLRKMLENQGWRVVHNEAGANLENGLATALIERTNLFGKLKADYAILEVDENVVPKVLPKIQPKFILCLNLFRDQLDRYGEVDTISHRWSKAIAPLPPDTVVIANADDPTLSHLGQHLSQKVLFFGLSEPQYYLDEIPHAVDSIYCPSCGESLNYQGVYLSHLGDFDCPNCGFKKSQVNIDSSKWPQILIGLYNKYNTLAATLLAQQIGITESVILETIKNFQAAFGRAEELEISGKKVRILLAKNPVGMNETIRTVNEIKKAGGAATTLMILNDRIPDGTDVSWIWDVDTEKLVASGGNIVVSGDRVYDMALRIKYSQANGNNGCKLIVKEDLSEAIATALEHTPVGETLHILPTYSAMLEVRGLLTGKQIL; encoded by the coding sequence ATGACTTTTGTTGTTCGCAAGGATGGTGTAGTGAAAACTAAATTGGTGGATCGATTGCGACTAGGCGTGGCAGTTTCAGCTGCAAATACAATTACTTATATAATTCGATCGCTCAAATTAGGTGCAGCAAGTGTTTTACCGGGTGAAATTGCCAGTCGCATTCAACCGAATATTTTATCTTTGCTAAGTCGTCAAGTGAAGTATGGCGTAATTATCATTGCGGGGACAAATGGTAAAACTACAACTTCGCGGTTGCTGCGAAAAATGTTAGAAAATCAAGGTTGGCGAGTTGTACATAATGAAGCTGGCGCGAATTTAGAAAATGGTCTAGCTACGGCGTTAATTGAAAGAACTAATTTATTCGGTAAGTTAAAGGCAGATTACGCGATTTTAGAAGTTGATGAAAATGTAGTTCCCAAGGTTTTACCGAAGATTCAACCAAAGTTTATTTTGTGTTTGAATTTGTTTCGAGATCAGTTAGATAGATATGGCGAAGTTGATACAATTAGTCATCGTTGGTCAAAAGCGATCGCACCTCTCCCTCCAGATACAGTAGTCATTGCCAATGCTGACGATCCGACTTTATCTCATTTAGGACAGCATTTATCGCAAAAAGTTTTGTTTTTTGGGTTAAGCGAACCGCAATATTATTTAGATGAAATTCCGCACGCGGTAGACTCAATTTACTGTCCGAGTTGTGGTGAATCTTTGAATTATCAAGGTGTTTATCTTTCCCATTTAGGTGATTTTGATTGCCCAAATTGCGGGTTTAAAAAGAGCCAAGTTAATATTGATAGTAGCAAATGGCCGCAAATTCTCATCGGACTTTACAATAAATATAATACTTTGGCCGCTACGTTACTAGCACAACAAATTGGTATTACTGAAAGCGTAATTTTAGAGACAATTAAAAACTTTCAAGCTGCTTTTGGACGGGCGGAAGAGTTGGAAATTTCCGGGAAGAAAGTGCGGATTTTGTTAGCAAAAAATCCAGTGGGAATGAATGAGACAATTCGCACAGTAAATGAAATTAAAAAAGCTGGTGGTGCAGCGACTACTTTGATGATTTTAAACGATCGCATTCCCGATGGTACTGATGTTTCTTGGATTTGGGATGTAGATACGGAAAAGTTAGTTGCCTCCGGGGGAAATATTGTGGTGAGTGGCGATCGCGTTTACGATATGGCGTTACGGATTAAGTATAGCCAAGCTAATGGGAACAATGGCTGTAAATTGATCGTCAAAGAAGATTTATCAGAAGCGATCGCTACTGCGTTAGAACACACTCCAGTTGGTGAAACTTTACACATTTTACCAACTTATTCAGCAATGTTAGAAGTACGCGGATTGCTGACAGGTAAACAAATCCTGTGA
- the kaiC gene encoding circadian clock protein KaiC, with translation MKKTAKKQLPKCPTGIQGLDEITGGGLPKGRPTLICGSAGCGKTLLGVEFLVRGAIEYGEPGILMAFEETAEELTENVMSFGWDLAQLVEEKKLSIDHVYIDPHAIQETGEYDLEALFIRLGCAIQEIGAKRVVLDTIENLFIGLSNASIVRGELQRLFRWLKSQGVTAIITGERGENSLTRQGLEEYVSDCVIRLEQKTSEEMTTRYLQIVKYRGSGHGSNEYPFLIEENGISVLPITSIGLEHEVSNQRISSGIPRLDTMLDGQGYYQGSSILITGMAGTGKSTIAGFFAQATCLSGERCLYLATEEAPQQILRNMFSVGLDLNQYFQKGLLRFEAVRPTAYGLEMRLVKIHHWLREFQPRSVIIDPMSNLNLLGNPGKTKSFFMRLIDLLKSHKITVLLTNLTSGGTPLEHTDIGISSLMDTWLEVRTIDTNGERNRLLYILKSRGMAHSNQVREFLLTNQGIELIDVYLGQGTVLTGTARVIQQAQEELTQLNRQQEFEQKKRELESQAEILQAQIAALQVQLKTQHEVLDLMVKQAEHHQQSLRENQEEMMKLRKGDEVH, from the coding sequence ATGAAAAAAACTGCTAAAAAACAACTCCCCAAATGTCCTACAGGTATTCAAGGACTAGACGAAATTACTGGCGGAGGCTTACCAAAAGGTCGCCCTACCTTAATTTGCGGTTCGGCTGGATGTGGAAAAACTTTGTTAGGTGTTGAGTTTCTAGTGCGCGGCGCAATTGAGTATGGCGAACCGGGCATATTGATGGCTTTTGAAGAAACAGCCGAAGAATTAACAGAAAATGTCATGTCTTTTGGATGGGATTTAGCACAGTTAGTTGAAGAAAAAAAACTGTCTATAGATCATGTTTACATCGATCCTCATGCCATCCAAGAAACTGGCGAATATGATTTGGAAGCATTATTTATTCGTCTAGGATGTGCCATTCAAGAAATTGGTGCAAAACGAGTAGTTTTAGACACAATTGAAAATCTGTTTATCGGTTTATCTAATGCGAGTATTGTCCGAGGCGAATTGCAGCGATTATTTCGCTGGTTGAAAAGCCAAGGTGTAACAGCAATCATCACGGGCGAACGTGGAGAAAATTCTTTAACTCGTCAGGGATTAGAAGAATATGTTTCCGATTGTGTGATTCGTTTGGAGCAAAAAACCTCCGAAGAAATGACAACTCGCTATTTACAAATTGTTAAATACCGGGGGTCTGGTCATGGCTCAAATGAATATCCATTTTTGATTGAAGAAAATGGTATTTCGGTGTTACCGATTACTTCAATTGGATTAGAGCATGAGGTATCTAATCAACGCATTTCTAGCGGAATTCCGAGATTAGATACCATGTTAGATGGTCAGGGATACTATCAAGGTAGTAGTATTCTGATTACAGGAATGGCGGGAACGGGTAAAAGTACGATCGCAGGTTTTTTTGCCCAAGCAACTTGCCTGAGCGGGGAACGTTGTTTGTATTTAGCCACAGAAGAAGCACCACAACAAATTCTCCGCAATATGTTCTCCGTTGGGCTTGATTTAAATCAATATTTCCAAAAAGGTTTACTGCGATTTGAAGCGGTGCGCCCAACGGCTTATGGTTTAGAAATGCGGTTGGTAAAAATTCACCATTGGCTCCGAGAATTTCAACCGCGATCGGTAATTATCGATCCGATGAGCAATTTAAATTTACTTGGAAATCCTGGCAAAACCAAAAGCTTTTTTATGCGTCTGATCGACTTATTGAAGTCTCACAAAATCACTGTTTTGTTAACAAATTTAACATCAGGCGGTACTCCTTTAGAACATACAGATATAGGCATATCATCTTTGATGGATACTTGGTTAGAAGTTCGTACCATAGACACTAATGGAGAGCGTAATCGACTTCTTTATATTCTCAAGTCTCGTGGCATGGCTCATTCCAATCAGGTACGAGAATTTCTATTAACTAATCAAGGTATAGAACTAATTGATGTTTACTTAGGTCAGGGTACTGTTCTGACTGGAACAGCACGAGTTATCCAACAAGCCCAAGAAGAATTAACCCAATTAAACCGCCAGCAAGAATTTGAACAGAAAAAACGGGAATTGGAAAGCCAAGCTGAGATATTGCAAGCACAAATTGCAGCATTGCAAGTTCAACTAAAAACTCAGCATGAAGTGTTAGATTTGATGGTGAAACAAGCGGAACATCATCAACAAAGTTTGAGAGAAAATCAAGAGGAGATGATGAAGTTACGCAAGGGCGATGAAGTACATTAA
- a CDS encoding L,D-transpeptidase produces MKGMVRGEALTKSLLLICFSTAFLTFWTQQLATASSIRNKQVELAKSQLIPQGHIVPTTPLPTQTPGTVRPSPVSPIEDTWLKIKLKERRVYVYRDNKLKTSFQIAIGKPGWETPTGRFKVIQMVKDPAWQHPWNGKIVPPGPNNPLGVRWIGFWTDGKNTIGFHGTPNERVMGQAVSHGCVRMRNRDVVALFELVKVGTTVVVEH; encoded by the coding sequence ATGAAAGGAATGGTGAGAGGAGAAGCGTTAACTAAGAGCTTACTGCTAATCTGCTTTAGTACAGCATTTTTAACATTCTGGACTCAACAGCTAGCTACAGCCTCTAGTATCAGGAATAAGCAGGTAGAACTTGCGAAAAGTCAACTAATACCCCAAGGTCATATAGTACCCACTACTCCATTACCAACTCAAACTCCTGGTACTGTGCGACCATCGCCTGTAAGTCCGATTGAAGATACCTGGTTAAAGATCAAGTTAAAAGAACGTCGCGTTTATGTTTATCGGGATAATAAACTAAAAACTAGTTTTCAGATTGCGATCGGCAAACCTGGTTGGGAAACCCCTACAGGCAGATTCAAAGTAATCCAAATGGTTAAAGATCCTGCTTGGCAACATCCCTGGAATGGTAAGATTGTCCCCCCAGGCCCAAACAATCCTTTGGGTGTTAGATGGATCGGTTTTTGGACTGATGGCAAAAATACCATTGGTTTTCATGGTACTCCCAATGAACGAGTGATGGGACAAGCAGTTTCTCATGGTTGCGTGAGAATGCGAAATCGTGATGTAGTCGCTTTATTTGAATTGGTGAAAGTAGGCACAACAGTAGTAGTAGAACACTAG
- a CDS encoding nitrate reductase associated protein — translation MTNTKFFQFEADFVSSLRCIPMVVRYKLDTCGIKLKLSHWNHFNLAEREALVDLPCVTTSEINTYREFLQELVIKQTGAPASELAIEENPAWMDSKTIPAEVLDKAQQEGVNITTEKWAKLSPLQRFVLIKLSRPSHENSNFSPAIKEFKLMEN, via the coding sequence ATGACGAACACTAAATTTTTTCAATTCGAGGCAGATTTTGTTAGTAGCTTACGCTGTATTCCTATGGTAGTAAGGTATAAGTTAGATACTTGCGGCATTAAATTAAAACTATCCCATTGGAATCATTTTAATTTAGCTGAAAGAGAAGCATTAGTAGATTTACCTTGTGTAACTACCAGTGAAATAAATACTTATCGAGAATTTCTCCAAGAATTAGTAATTAAACAAACTGGCGCACCAGCATCCGAATTAGCAATTGAAGAAAATCCAGCTTGGATGGATAGTAAAACTATCCCTGCTGAAGTTTTAGACAAAGCCCAACAAGAAGGGGTGAACATTACAACGGAAAAATGGGCAAAATTGTCACCGTTGCAGCGTTTTGTTTTAATTAAACTTAGTCGTCCTAGCCATGAAAATAGTAACTTTTCCCCAGCAATTAAAGAGTTTAAATTGATGGAAAACTAA
- the hoxE gene encoding bidirectional hydrogenase complex protein HoxE produces MQSATTKKTEKTTKEHPSGDKRFKALDITMKRNQYRQDALIEVLHKAQESFGYLEEDVLLYVARGLKLPLSRVYGVATFYHLFSLKPSGAHSCVVCLGTACYVKGSGQVLEALEQKTGIHQGETTPDGQMSLLSARCIGACGIAPAVVFDGTVAGKVTPNEALEKIKGWGINQG; encoded by the coding sequence ATGCAATCTGCAACAACAAAAAAAACCGAAAAAACCACCAAAGAACATCCCAGTGGAGATAAACGTTTTAAGGCACTTGATATTACCATGAAACGTAATCAATATCGTCAAGATGCCTTAATTGAAGTACTACATAAAGCTCAAGAATCATTTGGTTATTTAGAAGAAGATGTATTACTTTATGTTGCCAGAGGACTGAAGTTACCTTTAAGCCGAGTCTATGGTGTCGCCACATTTTATCATCTGTTTTCTTTGAAACCCAGTGGCGCACATAGTTGTGTAGTTTGCTTGGGTACTGCTTGTTATGTAAAAGGCAGCGGACAAGTCCTAGAAGCACTAGAACAAAAAACTGGAATTCATCAAGGCGAAACTACTCCAGATGGTCAAATGTCATTGTTATCAGCGCGTTGTATTGGTGCGTGTGGTATTGCGCCAGCAGTGGTTTTTGATGGCACGGTAGCAGGTAAAGTTACGCCAAATGAAGCGTTAGAAAAAATTAAAGGTTGGGGAATTAATCAAGGGTAA